The Flavobacterium sp. CBA20B-1 genome includes the window GAATTTGATCGAGATTGGAATGTATCAAACACTTTTGGCAATCAATCATTACTCACTTTTGGCTCTAAAATTGCACCAAACGAAAACAGCGCTTTAACCTATCAATACAGCCGACTTGAATACACAAACAGTTACATTGGGCACAAACAGTCGTTAATTGGTAATTATCTGTATAAAAACTTCAACCTAAATACCAACACCAGTTTTTTATCGGCAAAAGGCAGCGTTTACAACACTAATTTTGTTCGAAGCAAAACACAGGCGGTTTACACAAAAGATAAAAATTGGGCAGGATCGCGTTTAGATTTGGAAAATTATCAGGTAAAAGATGTTGCTACGCAGCAGTTTCAAACCTTATCGCAAAAATACGCACAAATTGATGCCTTTGTAGGTCGTGGCGATACCTTGAAAACCTTTGTTGAAATGGGCTACAGATTTCGAGTAAACGATTCGTTGCAGAATAATGTATTGCAAAATGTTTCCAACGCACATTCATTTTATGCAAAATCGCAGCTTTTTAAAACACAAACCAGCGATTTGTCTGTTTACGCAAACTACCGTCGATTAAAATACACCGACACCGGCTTGGTGGAACCTACGCTGAATTCGCGTATTACCTACAACGACCGTTATTTAAAAAACCTGATACAAACCAACACCATTTACGAAACCTCATCGGGCGCTGTGGCGCAGCAAGAATTTACGTATATTAAGGTTGATCCCGGTTTGGGAACGCACATGTGGAACGATTACAACGGCAACGGAATTCAGGAGTTGGAAGAATTTGAAATTGCGCCTTATCCCGATTTGGCTGAATATGTGCGGATGTTTTTGCCGAATCAGAGTTTTGTAAAAACGCATCAAACAAAATTAACGCAGGTTTTTAATTTCAATTTCAGCATTTGGCAGAACGAATCTGGTTTTAAAAAATTTGCCAGTCAGTTTCATTTGCAATCGTCTTTTATTATCGATCGAAGTATTTTGAGAGATGGAAACGGAATTGCGTGGAATCCCTTTGGATCTTCAACTGATGAATTGGTTGCAGAGAATTCCAACATTCGAAATTCGATTTATTTCAACCGTGGAAAACAAAAGTACACCACCATTTATTCGTTAATAAACAACCGGGCAAAAAACCTGATGAATTTTGGTAGTCTAGACAATAAAATCACAACACACCAAATACAATTTCAGCATTTATTAAACAAGTGGTGGCTGGCACAGTTAACCAATAAATTTGACCGAGTGGAAAGTGTTTCGGAAAACTACGGTTCTAAAAATTACCTGCTGAATAATTTAAGCATCAATCCGCGGATCAGTTATCTGTTTTCACAAAATGCCCGTGTAGAATTGTTTTACGAATGGAAAAATAAAGAAAATGTTCAAGGCGATTTGGAAACGCTGGAACAGCACCGCATTGGTACGGCATTTAACTGGAGCACTTCGCAGAAATTCACATTAAATGGAGAATTTTCGCTTTATAACAACAAATTCACAGGAAATCCATTATCAGCTGTAGCTTACCAAATGTTAGAAGGATTGCAACCCGGCAAAAATATTACGTGGCGTTTGCTGTTTCAGCGCAATTTAACCAAGTATTTAGATGCCAACATAAGCTATCAGGGCAGAACCAGCGAAACCGCAAAAACCATTCATACAGGAAGTATTCAATTACGTGCGTTTTTTTAAACAAAATGCTTATATTTGTTTACTAATTAGAATTTTAAGCATGAAAAAAATAACAATTATTGCATTATTTGCTGCTTTAGGAATGATTTCTTGTAAAGATACAAAGGCAGAAGCAACCACAACAGAAACTACCGCAACCACAGAAACCGCTCCGGTGGATCCGCATGCGGGTCACAACCATGCACCGGGTGAAGGACACGACCACGATCATGGAGCAACAACAACAAATACAGCTGATACAAAAACAGCAGCAGGCATGAATCCGCCGCACGGGCAACCAGGTCACCGATGCGATATTCCTGTAGGAGCGCCATTAAACTCGCCTCCAGGACAAGGAGCAGGACAAACTTCTGCACCGGCAGCACAACCAAATCAAGGTGGCTTTTTAGGTGGTGGAAATGCACAAACACAAGCTCCGGCACAACAACAACAACAAATGCCACCCCAACAAACAGCTCCGGGAATGAAAGGAAAACCAAACCCGGCACACGGACAACCAGGTCACCGTTGCGATATTTCGGTTGGTCAGCCATTACCATAATAACAGCTTTTAGTCTTTAGCTATAAGACAGATTTATAAATTACCCCCTACGAGGTTTTAAAAACCTCGTAGGTTTTTTTGTATATTTAATTAAACACTTTAAAATGAAAAACAAGTTTTTACTAATTGCCCTAATAACATTATTTGTTTTTTCTTGTAACAAAAACAAGACAATGAATAGTCAAGAAGACTTAGTAATTGATAAAACATTTAAGGTTAATCTAAATATAAAAAAGGATACTGCTTTTAAATTTCTAAATACTTTACCTGAAACATATAACTTTTTAGATAAGGTAATACCTAATGCAAAAAAATCAAGCAACGTACATTTTAATTATGGCAAAGATGTTGAGGCGACTGAACATTATTTCTCAGTACTAAATAAAGTTGACGCTTTAAAAAAGGAAATGATTCTTTGTATATTCAAATAGGTACCGCAGATGGTAATTCAGGTTATGGATTAAATTTGGTAATAAGTGGTAATTCTTACACATCAAGGTATTATAAATTCTCTGATATGCTTGCCTATGATGATAAAGAACCTCAACACAAAACACTTTATCAAAACCTTGTTTTGGACAAAGCGAAATATAATTTAAATGATAGTATTTACGGATTTGTTAGTTTCCAATCACAATATATTGATGAAAGAAGTGATACAATTATTGTGGCAGCAAAAGGTCATTTTAGAGCAAAAGTAAGAAAAGCTGAATTTTAATTGAGCTCTCCTTTTTTAAACTCTATTGGTTTTTCACTATTTTTGTAGGCTGAAAACCATACAGTCATGATTCAAAATCCAAAACGATATACCGTTACAGCGGCTTTGCCTTACACCAACGGACCGATACATATTGGGCATTTGGCGGGCGTTTACGTTCCTGCCGATATTTACGCTCGTTTTTTACGCCAGCAAAATAAAGATGTTGCTTTTATTTGCGGAAGTGACGAACACGGAGTTGCAATTTCTATGAAAGCCAAGAAAGAAGGTATTTCTCCGCAAGAAGTGATCGATAAATACAACAAAATCATTAGTGATTCTTTTCAAGAATTTGGAATTTCGTTTGATAATTATTCGCGTACTTCTGCTAAAATTCATCATGATACGGCTTCTGATTTCTTTAGAAAATTGTACGATGATGGAAAGTTTATCGAAGAGGTTACCGAGCAGTTGTACGATGCCGAAGCAGATCAGTTTTTGGCAGATCGTTTCGTAACCGGAACTTGTCCGAAATGCAACAGCGAAGGTGCATATGGAGATCAGTGCGAAAAATGTGGAACATCGTTAAACGCAACCGATTTAATCAATCCAAAATCAACCATTACGGGTTCTACTCCTATTTTAAAAGAAACCAAGCACTGGTTTTTACCTTTAGATCAGTACGATACTTTTCTACGCGAATGGATTATTGAAGGTCATAAAAACGATTGGAAACCAAATGTTTACGGTCAAGTAAAATCGTGGTTAGACGATGGTTTGAAACCAAGAGCTGTGACCCGTGATTTAGATTGGGGAATTGATGTACCTGTTGATGGTGCTGAAGGCAAAAAACTGTACGTTTGGTTTGATGCGCCTATTGGCTATATTTCATCGACAAAAGAATGGGCTGCCCGCGAAGGTAAAGACTGGGAGCCGTATTGGAAAGATCAAGACACAAAATTAGTTCATTTTATAGGGAAAGACAATATTGTGTTTCATTGCATTATTTTCCCAGCGATGTTAAAGGCAGAAGGTAGCTATATTTTACCTGATAACGTTCCGGCAAACGAGTTTTTGAATTTGGAAGGAAATAAATTATCTACTTCTAAAAACTGGGCTGTTTGGTTGAATGAATATTTGGTTGATTTTCCAGAAAAACAAGATGTGCTGCGCTATACTTTAACGGCAAATGCGCCAGAAACCAAAGACAATGATTTTACATGGAAAGATTTCCAAGCTAGAAATAACAACGAATTGGTGGCTATTTTTGGGAATTTCATCAATCGTGTAGTCGTTTTAACAAACAAATATTACAACGGAATTATTCCTGCTCCAAATGCTTTTAACGAAGTTGATGAACAAACATTGGCTGAATTAAAAGCCTATCCGGCAGTCATTGAAAGCTCGATTGAGCGTTACCGTTTCCGCGAAGCTTTGGGTGAGTTGATGAATGTGGCACGCTTAGGAAACAAATATTTAGCCGATGAAGAGCCTTGGAAACTGATTAAAACCGATGAAGAGCGTGTGAAAACCCAAATGTATGTGGCGTTGCAAATTGCTGCTGCATTATCTACATTGGCAGAACCGTTTTTACCATTTTCGGCAACGAAATTGAAAAATATGTTGAATGCTGCAGAACCGATTGCTTGGAACAAAATTGCAGAAACATTCAATTTAATTCCGGCAGGACACCAAATTGGTCAGGCAGAATTATTATTTGCAAAGATAGAAGACGAAGAAATTCAAAAACAAATTGATAAATTGGAAGCTACAAAACTGGCAAATGCAGCCGAAGCAAAAACCGTTGAACCGCAAAAAGAAATCACACAGTTTGAAGATTTCGCAAAAATTGATTTACGCGTAGGAACAATCATAGAAGCCGAAAAAATGCCAAAAGCTAATAAATTATTAGTTTTAAAGGTTGACACAGGTATCGACGTACGTACGATTGTTTCAGGAATTGCCGAGCATTTTACACCAGAAGAAGTAATTGGTAAGCAGGTTACTGTTTTAGTGAACTTAGCACCTAGAAAGTTGCGTGGTGTAGAAAGCGAAGGAATGCTTTTATTAACCGAAACCAAAGAAGGTAAATTGGTATTTGTAAACCCAGATGAAGCCGGAGTTTACAACGGAGCAACGATTGGATAGTATACTATCATCAAAAAAACAAAAGCCGTCTCTCAATAAAAATTAGAGGCGGTTTTTTAATGCTCATTTTAAATACTTCCCTCGTTTTATAATAACAAACAATGCTTTGCAGCATGGACTGCACTTTAAAAAGCACTCGACTACCTTTGCTGCTTTTGTAGTGATTATAAAGTTTAAACTACTTCTTAAAAACAAAAAAGCCAACTTATGCAGTTGGCTTTCTATTTAATTTGCTAAGATATTTATCTTATTGTCTTTTAATTCTAATGTTCCCGATTTAATTGGCAAGTAAAAAGTATTATTGTCAATTTTTTCAAATCGGTTTTCAAATTGTGGTTCAAATTGTAAATTGTTACCAGCAATTTTAATTCTTCCTTCGATTAATAAAGAAACAATTGGTGCGTGGTTATTTAGCATTTGAAACTCACCATTTATTCCCGGAACCGACACTGCGGTAACTTGACCTTTGAATAGTGTAGCTTCTGGAGAAACAATTTCTAAAATCATATTTTTTAGTTTTTAGCTTTTAGTTTTTGGCTCTTAGTGGCTGTGCACTGCAAACTTTCTACTAAAAAAATTATTATGATTCAGCTAACATTTTTTGACCAGCTTCAATTGCATCTTCAATTGAACCTTTTAAGTTGAAAGCTGCTTCAGGTAAATGATCTAATTCACCGTCGATAATCATATTAAATCCTTTAATTGTTTCTTTAATATCAACCAACACACCAGGAATACCAGTAAATTGTTCTGCTACGTGGAAAGGTTGTGATAAGAAACGTTGTACACGACGTGCGCGGTGAACGGCTAATTTATCAGCTTCTGATAATTCTTCCATACCTAAAATCGCAATAATGTCTTGTAACTCTTTATATTTTTGTAAGATTGCTTTAACGCGTTGTGCACATTCGTAGTGCTCTTTACCTAAGATTTCAGGAGTTAAGATACGAGAAGTAGAATCTAATGGATCTACTGCCGGATAAATACCTAGCTCAGAAATTTTACGAGATAATACGGTAGTTGCATCTAAGTGGGCAAAAGTTGTAGCAGGCGCCGGATCTGTTAAGTCATCCGCAGGAACGTAAACCGCCTGTACCGATGTAATAGATCCTGTTTTTGTTGATGTAATACGCTCTTGCATTGCACCCATTTCAGTTGCTAAAGTTGGTTGGTAACCTACTGCAGAAGGCATACGTCCTAATAATGCAGATACTTCAGAACCAGCTTGTGTAAAACGGAAGATGTTGTCAACGAAGAATAATACGTCTTTACCTTGACCATCACCAGCTCCGTCACGGAAATACTCAGCAATTGTTAAACCAGACAAAGCTACACGTGCACGTGCACCAGGTGGTTCGTTCATTTGTCCGAATACGAAAGTTGCTTTAGAGTCCATCATTCCGGCTTTATCAACCTTAGTTAAATCCCAACCTCCATTTTCCATAGAGTGCATGAAATCATCACCATATTTAATAATACCAGATTCTAACATCTCGCGTAATAAATCGTTACCTTCACGCGTACGCTCACCAACACCAGCAAATACAGATAAACCTCCGTGACCTTTTGCAATGTTGTTGATCAACTCTTGAATTAATACGGTTTTACCTACACCGGCACCACCAAACAAACCAATTTTACCCCCTTTTGCATAAGGTTCGATCAAATCGATTACTTTGATACCTGTAAATAAAACTTCAGATGATGTTGATAAATCTTCGAATTTTGGAGCAGGACGGTGAATTGGTAAACCGTTTTCACCAGTTTTTGGCAACGCTTCTAAACCGTCGATAGGATCACCTACCACGTTGAATAAACGCCCGAAAACTTCTTTACCAATTGGCATTTGAATTGGCGAACCCAATGCCACAACCGTGGTTCCACGGCTTAATCCGTCTGTTGAATCCATAGAGATTGTACGAACGGTATCTTCACCAACGTGCGATTGAACTTCTAAAACTAATTTTGATCCATCGGCTTTAGTAACTTCTAATGAATCGTAAATTTTCGGTAATGCAACAGATGTAGTATCAAAAACTACGTCAACTACTGGTCCGATAATTTGTGCAACTTTTCCTGTAACTTTAGACATTGCTTATGTATTTATTTAACAGCTAATTATCAATTGTGAAAAAACAACTTTTTTCGATGTGCAAAGATAGTTTTTTTTTGGAATAATTAAAATGTATTTCGGGTTTTTTACTTTTGCTTTTTAACAGCTTGCAAATTGGCTTTTTAATTGCCACTAAAATAGCTTCTTAACCTTAAAGCCAGCAAATGTATGCCACTCGTTTCAAAACAGTATTTCTTTTAAAATATTTGCTGAAAACTATATGAATATATATTTCTTTTTAATAATTAATCGTGTAAACCTCGTTGGTTGTAGAGCCGTTTTCATTATAATTTACCGACATCCGAGTTGGGTAGCCATCGATAATATGTGCTATCGGATATGAATAAGTTTCAGAGGAATTGTATGTTGTTCCATTGAAAACAGCAACTTCTGTAACTGTGATGGGATTGTTTTCACCAAAAAAATGCAAATCGAAATCGCTTAATAACAACACCCACTTTGGCGAAGTGATTCCGCTTAAAACACCTTTATCACTATTATAGCTTGCTGTGGTTGTGGTGTTTTCATCTACAATTTTCACGATATTGCCTTTATTGTCGTAGGTAAACGTAGTTAAATCACCATAGAAATTAAAATTTAAAACTTGCCCTTTATCGTTAAAATTCACTAATACATATTCATTGTCTTCATCGGTTACTTTTGCTTGGGTAGCACTTGGATAAGTAATTGTATAGGAATTGGTTTCCGTGCTTGTTGGGTCATTATAAATCGTTACAAACTTAGTTACCTTTCCACTGCTGTCATAGGTAAAAATGGTTTCGGTATATGCTGTTTCAGAATCTTTATCAATAACTTTTACCAATTGTCCGGTGGTACTGTATGAGAACGATAAATTGGTATCTACACTGGTTATTGATTTGGGTAATTTTTTTACTTCGGCAATATTGTCATCGTTTTTACACGAAACAAAAATTGCAGCTGTCATTAAAACAGCGGGTACTAAACTCTTTTTCATAAATAATTTTATTCTGTTGCTGGATATACTAAGCGAATGGGTTTGTAATAAGTAGTAACGCGTTGGTTGATATCCGCTGCTTTTACTTCGATAATATAATCGCCCTCGGCATAGGTTTCGGCAGCTGATTTCGCAGGTAAAATCACAGTTTGCATTTGATCTATCTGTGTATAATAACCTTGCAAGTCGAAATGTTTTTGCGGTACGGTAAACTCTTGTGGTAGAAAATCTTTTGAGTATATTTCATACGCATATTCATACACACCTGTTTGATCTGTAAACAAGAAACGCATTGTTAAATCTTCTCCAAATTTGAATTCCTTATTATCCGGAATATTTGTAATTTCGATCGTTGGTCCAACTGTATCAGGATCTTCCCTGTCGCAACCTACAAGCGTAAAAATAGTTGCTAATAAAACGACTAGACTTATTTTTTTCAAAAATTTCATAATATATTTCATTTAATCTTCAAAGATAAACGATTAATTTTATTTTTTTATTATCTGTTAAAAAAGTAATTCTTTGGATTTCGTTAATTTTTCTATAAAAAGGCGCACTGCACTTTTATATGTGATTGTTTGAATTAAGTCACACCGGTCAACAACCAAAAAAGACATCATACGTAAAAACGAATAGTATTATTTGATTGAAATGTACTATAAAAAAAACTTCTTTCTTAAAAATTTGATGTTAAAAGGAACGTTTCTAAATAGAATGCCGCAAGTGATAATTACCCACATTATCCATAGTTTTGTAATGAAACGAATAAACAGTTCAAATTATGGCACAAACAAAACTTACCATTAACGACAACGGATCGGTTAAAATTGAAGGAGATTTTGAAATAGTAGATAAAAACGGAAACGCTTACGGATTGCAAGGAAGAACGATAGTTTCAATTTGCCGCTGTGGATTATCTAAAAACAAACCTTTTTGCGACGGGGCACACAAAGGGCATTTTGAGCACAATGCCATTGCTTTTGATTTGCCGCCTAAAAAGGTGTAGCAGCAGTAAGTGTTTCATAATAACACAGCCTCCATACGTGTGTAAAGAGGCTGTTTGTTTATTTGTCAATTACAACTACTTTTTTGCGGATTTGTTGTTTAAGGCTTTCAAAACGAACAGAATTTAAAATACCTTTTTCATTGTAACCTTGATAGCGCATTTTATCTAATATCATTCCACGAAAAACAAATTCTCCTTTCTCTTTAAATACAATATTATCTATATCAAAACTCTTATTTAGCACAAAAGTTGAGTCTATTAAAATCATATTTTCATTTGATTTAACTGTTGACTTAACAGGTTCATAATGATAAAATGTTATTAACCTATCTTTTGTTGGGTCTTCTAATGCTTTTCCTCCTGCTTGCAGAGGATCAATAATCGAATCAAAATCACTCTTAAACTCAATAGTAGCTTTATACGGTCTATTTACAGTAATCGTATCAGGTAAATTAAATGTATATTTTAGCTGATTGTATGATTCTTCTTTATTTTCTGTTTCTGCATTTGTTTCATTGTTGTTAGCTTTTTCTTCATTTTTGCAAGAAAAAATGCCTATACATAGACATAATGCTATAAATGACTTTTTCATTTTATCTATTTTTTTATTTGTAATATTTAGTGATGTCATTAGTTTTTATTACTTCAACCGCTTTAATTGAATCGTAGATTTTCTGTTGATTCCAATCTGTATTATTAAAGTCGGTTGGTGTCATATGTACGCTTCTTGTTGTAGGCACTAAAATAAATCTGTTCTCCCATGTACTAGGTATAAAACCATACGTTTCATAACTAAAAAATTCTTTTGCTTCAGTATCTTTATCATTTGTCTCCGTTTTATTCAATCTTTCCCACAAAGTAGAACTTCTGGTATCTAAACCGCCTAACAGATCTTTTAGCCTTTCTAACCAGCTGCTCCCCATTGCTGGGCTTATAACTTGGTCATAATTCATTGACACATCAACTGCACTGCGTTTTCTTGAATTTGGTTTAAAGCCTGGCATATCTCTCATAACTCCATAAACATTAAACATTCCACCAGTCTCCCAAAACTTCCAAAAACCGGCTTCACTTTTTTTAGATGATGAACTTTTGGATCCAACATCACCGCCACCATTACCACCACCAGCTGATTCGGTAGAATCCATAATCCATTCTCCATCCATTTCATAAATCTTTAAAATTTTATCTCCCAATTGTGAAATCCTACTTCCGTTACTTTCAATATACCAATAATCATTATCCCAGTCATAATCAATGATAGAACCAAATAATCCTCGGCTTAACTGATAACTACGTGCTGAATACCAAGTTTCAAATAACCCCGAAGGGTCACTAAATAACACAGGGTTATTAAAACCATAGCGATATGGTGTAAAGTCAGGTGCTAGTTCAGCCAATGGATCAATCACATTAAAACGTCCTAACGCACTGTCGTAGTGTCTGTAATCTGTCTCTGTAACATTAAGTACAAAACTGTCTTCGTATTCTTTGTTTAAGAACTTATATTTATAACCATCGCCCGGCAAGTTGTTATATCCCTGATGTTTTAAACCAAATGGGTATTATTTGTTTGCTTCAAAACAACCTCCATACTTTTGTAATGAAGCTGTTAACTATATGAGCAAATTTTATTTTTTGTAAAAATAAAATTTAAGGATAATTATTATAGCTGAAATCGGTATTAAATAGAAAATTATTGTGTAAAAAGCCCATGGGGCAATAATATAACCTTCCATTTCCAAAAAATATATGAAGAAGGCATAGCCAAAAAAGTGAGGAATCATCTGAAAAATAAGATTGACTACACTACTTGCTTTTTTTAAGTTTGTATTTGTTAACCAAAACCCTAAT containing:
- a CDS encoding CDGSH iron-sulfur domain-containing protein, with the protein product MAQTKLTINDNGSVKIEGDFEIVDKNGNAYGLQGRTIVSICRCGLSKNKPFCDGAHKGHFEHNAIAFDLPPKKV
- the atpD gene encoding F0F1 ATP synthase subunit beta — encoded protein: MSKVTGKVAQIIGPVVDVVFDTTSVALPKIYDSLEVTKADGSKLVLEVQSHVGEDTVRTISMDSTDGLSRGTTVVALGSPIQMPIGKEVFGRLFNVVGDPIDGLEALPKTGENGLPIHRPAPKFEDLSTSSEVLFTGIKVIDLIEPYAKGGKIGLFGGAGVGKTVLIQELINNIAKGHGGLSVFAGVGERTREGNDLLREMLESGIIKYGDDFMHSMENGGWDLTKVDKAGMMDSKATFVFGQMNEPPGARARVALSGLTIAEYFRDGAGDGQGKDVLFFVDNIFRFTQAGSEVSALLGRMPSAVGYQPTLATEMGAMQERITSTKTGSITSVQAVYVPADDLTDPAPATTFAHLDATTVLSRKISELGIYPAVDPLDSTSRILTPEILGKEHYECAQRVKAILQKYKELQDIIAILGMEELSEADKLAVHRARRVQRFLSQPFHVAEQFTGIPGVLVDIKETIKGFNMIIDGELDHLPEAAFNLKGSIEDAIEAGQKMLAES
- a CDS encoding F0F1 ATP synthase subunit epsilon; the encoded protein is MILEIVSPEATLFKGQVTAVSVPGINGEFQMLNNHAPIVSLLIEGRIKIAGNNLQFEPQFENRFEKIDNNTFYLPIKSGTLELKDNKINILAN
- the metG gene encoding methionine--tRNA ligase, with the protein product MIQNPKRYTVTAALPYTNGPIHIGHLAGVYVPADIYARFLRQQNKDVAFICGSDEHGVAISMKAKKEGISPQEVIDKYNKIISDSFQEFGISFDNYSRTSAKIHHDTASDFFRKLYDDGKFIEEVTEQLYDAEADQFLADRFVTGTCPKCNSEGAYGDQCEKCGTSLNATDLINPKSTITGSTPILKETKHWFLPLDQYDTFLREWIIEGHKNDWKPNVYGQVKSWLDDGLKPRAVTRDLDWGIDVPVDGAEGKKLYVWFDAPIGYISSTKEWAAREGKDWEPYWKDQDTKLVHFIGKDNIVFHCIIFPAMLKAEGSYILPDNVPANEFLNLEGNKLSTSKNWAVWLNEYLVDFPEKQDVLRYTLTANAPETKDNDFTWKDFQARNNNELVAIFGNFINRVVVLTNKYYNGIIPAPNAFNEVDEQTLAELKAYPAVIESSIERYRFREALGELMNVARLGNKYLADEEPWKLIKTDEERVKTQMYVALQIAAALSTLAEPFLPFSATKLKNMLNAAEPIAWNKIAETFNLIPAGHQIGQAELLFAKIEDEEIQKQIDKLEATKLANAAEAKTVEPQKEITQFEDFAKIDLRVGTIIEAEKMPKANKLLVLKVDTGIDVRTIVSGIAEHFTPEEVIGKQVTVLVNLAPRKLRGVESEGMLLLTETKEGKLVFVNPDEAGVYNGATIG